A genomic segment from Spinacia oleracea cultivar Varoflay chromosome 3, BTI_SOV_V1, whole genome shotgun sequence encodes:
- the LOC110787507 gene encoding probable calcium-binding protein CML41, whose translation MGSECVSRSSRWFSNVGLRISLHKKKSSKAATATSPCSSPSGSSPRSPLTPPSITPRPHNSYQADQLEQTKTRLDSTCLQTRTREEELKEVFRHFDMDNDGKITALELRRYFKSIGEVISKEDAQEVIDELDSDKDGMLEFKDFVKLMETKDDDEGTDEDMKKVFETFEHEKGSGRITPRGLQRALYKLGDSKSFKECAAMIQVYDTDGDGELDFNEFHQMMAV comes from the exons ATGGGGTCCGAATGTGTGTCTAGATCAAGTAGGTGGTTCTCCAACGTAGGACTACGAATAAGCCTCCACAAAAAGAAGTCGTCCAAGGCCGCCACCGCGACATCGCCCTGTTCGAGTCCTTCTGGATCCTCCCCTCGTTCTCCTCTCACCCCGCCCTCGATCACCCCTCGCCCCCATAATTCTTATCAAGCTGATCAGCTCGAACAGACTAAAACTCGGCTCGACTCAACTTGTTTGCAGACAAGGACGAGGGAGGAGGAGCTTAAGGAG GTATTTCGTCATTTCGACATGGACAACGATGGGAAGATCACGGCCCTCGAGCTTCGAAGGTACTTTAAGTCGATAGGGGAGGTGATTTCGAAGGAAGACGCACAAGAGGTTATCGACGAGCTTGACTCGGACAAGGACGGAATGCTCGAGTTTAAGGATTTCGTTAAGCTTATGGAAACGAAGGACGACGACGAAGGTACAGATGAAGATATGAAGAAAGTGTTTGAGACATTTGAGCATGAGAAAGGGTCAGGGAGGATAACTCCTAGAGGTCTTCAAAGGGCTTTATATAAGCTTGGAGATTCAAAGTCTTTTAAAGAGTGTGCGGCTATGATTCAAGTTTATGATACGGATGGTGATGGTGAGCTTGATTTTAATGAGTTTCATCAAATGATGGCTGTTTAA
- the LOC110787508 gene encoding uncharacterized protein, whose protein sequence is MKWVSNSDRNRVVYCFKEQKPCSKFIEKYFKDCLCNFKDDLSFAFGIVSLLAWAVAEVPQIITNFQTKSSHGVSLLFLVGWVLGDIFNVVGCLLEPATLPTQFYTAFFYTISTIVLVLQSVYYDYFYSWWKCPRNVVLSEVDQEEKKPLNPKPTDQAGIPIPSAPVRAPTRRYYMSARSLAGSDTPPFRSYLRSGPRSGPSALGHGDHSSSDDDDATNPITVPSKRGTTSSLPRQIPRPNARAAMVAAVSANLPMGGNALAEAYRGFTGRRMLLSEHGPEHSAVGQWLGWLMAAIYMGGRIPQIVWNIKRGSVEGLNPLMFMFALIANVAYVGSILVRHTEFKEIKANMPWLLDAVVCVVLDLFIIMQYVYYKHMRKRNTSEEDREFYYEEAPKSLVS, encoded by the exons ATGAAATGGGTATCCAATTCAGATCGAAACAGGGTAGTATACTGTTTCAAAGAACAAAAACCATGTTCAAAATTCATCGAAAAATACTTCAAAGATTGTCTTTGTAATTTTAAAGATGATTTATCATTTGCTTTTGGAATTGTAAGTTTGTTAGCTTGGGCTGTTGCTGAAGTTCCTCAAATCATCACCAATTTTCAAACCAAGTCTAGCCATGGCGTTTCTCTCCTCTTCCTCGTCGGTTGGGTTCTCGG TGATATTTTTAATGTTGTTGGATGCCTTCTCGAGCCTGCTACG CTTCCAACCCAGTTCTACACAGCTTTT TTTTACACGATTAGCACAATAGTGCTAGTATTGCAGAGTGTATACTATGACTACTTCTATTCATGGTGGAAATGTCCTCGTAACGTAGTCCTCAGCGAG GTTGATCAAGAAGAGAAAAAACCACTAAATCCGAAGCCAACAGATCAGGCAGGTATCCCAATCCCGAGTGCACCAGTAAGAGCACCCACACGAAGATATTACAT GTCAGCAAGGTCTCTAGCTGGGAGTGACACACCACCATTCCGGTCTTATCTTAGGTCGGGCCCCAGGAGTGGTCCCTCAGCATTGGGCCACGGGGACCACTCCTCTTCGGACGACGACGATGCGACTAACCCGATTACCGTCCCTTCAAAGAGAGGTACCACTAGCAGTCTTCCCAGACAGATACCACGTCCA AATGCTCGAGCGGCAATGGTGGCTGCTGTCTCGGCCAACTTGCCGATGGGGGGCAACGCATTAGCAGAAGCTTATAGGGGATTTACCGGAAGGAGGATGTTGTTAAGC GAACATGGTCCGGAACACAGTGCAGTTGGTCAGTGGTTAGGGTGGTTGATGGCTGCTATTTACATGGGTGGCCGGATTCCTCAGATCGTTTGGAAT ATTAAAAGAGGAAGTGTGGAG gGTCTGAATCCACTGATGTTCATGTTTGCTCTTATCGCCAATGTCGCGTATGTTGGAAG CATATTGGTGAGACACACAGAATTCAAAGAAATCAAAGCTAACATGCCTTGGTTGCTGGATGCTGTAGTTTGCGTGGTGCTCGACTTATTT ATAATCATGCAGTATGTTTACTACAAACACATGCGAAAGAGGAATACGAGTGAGGAAGATCGAGAATTCTACTATGAAGAAGCGCCAAAGTCTCTTGTTTCATGA
- the LOC110787509 gene encoding probable galacturonosyltransferase-like 1 → MAQLFPLPLIIIIPFLLSLTSSLQFKEAPKFYNSPNCLNNDQTIHISMTLDATYLRGSMAAILSILHHSTCPDNLRFHFISVTSATTTRHLNHTIATSFPYLTYYMYSLNDGNVAGLISTSIRSSLDCPLNYARNYLAALLPERVKRVVYLDNDVVLVDDIGKLAATDLGEDAVLAAPEYCNANFRTYFTPSFWANPGLSNTFHGRKACYFNTGVMVIDLERWRNGDFTTKLTEWMELQKRMRIYELGSLPPFLLVFAGKIASVDHRWNQHGLGGDNFRGLCRDLHPGPVSLLHWSGKGKPWARLDAGHPCPLDSLWAPYDLLQTPFLFDH, encoded by the exons ATGGCTCAACTCTTCCCCCTTCCCCTCATCATTATCATCCCTTTTCTACTATCCCTTACTTCATCTCTCCAATTCAAAGAAGCCCCAAAATTCTACAACTCCCCAAATTGCTTAAACAACGATCAAACCATCCACATTTCCATGACCCTCGACGCCACTTACCTCCGCGGCTCAATGGCCGCCATCTTATCCATCCTCCACCACTCCACTTGCCCCGACAACCTCCGCTTCCACTTCATCTCCGTCACCTCCGCCACCACCACCCGCCACCTCAACCACACAATCGCCACCTCGTTTCCTTACCTCACTTACTACATGTACTCCTTAAACGACGGTAACGTCGCCGGACTTATTTCGACGTCTATTAGGTCATCCCTCGACTGTCCGTTGAACTACGCGCGGAACTATTTGGCGGCGTTGTTGCCGGAGCGTGTGAAGCGCGTGGTTTATTTGGATAATGATGTTGTTTTGGTTGATGATATTGGGAAACTTGCTGCGACTGATTTAGGGGAAGATGCTGTGTTGGCTGCTCCGGAATATTGTAATGCTAATTTTAGGACGTATTTTACGCCGTCGTTTTGGGCTAATCCTGGTTTGTCTAATACTTTTCATGGAAGAAAAGCTTGCTACTTTAATACAG GTGTAATGGTGATTGATTTAGAGAGGTGGAGAAATGGAGATTTCACAACAAAACTCACAGAATGGATGGAATTACAAAAAAGGATGAGGATCTACGAATTGGGCTCTTTGCCCCCATTTTTATTGGTTTTTGCTGGCAAAATAGCCTCAGTGGATCATCGTTGGAACCAACATGGGCTTGGTGGGGACAACTTTCGTGGGCTTTGTAGGGATCTACACCCAGGCCCAGTTAGTCTTTTACATTGGAGTGGCAAAGGTAAACCTTGGGCCCGTCTTGATGCTGGACACCCCTGCCCATTGGACTCACTTTGGGCCCCTTATGACTTGTTGCAAACCCCTTTTTTGTTTGACCATTGA